Proteins co-encoded in one Apis mellifera strain DH4 linkage group LG15, Amel_HAv3.1, whole genome shotgun sequence genomic window:
- the LOC726041 gene encoding DNA-directed primase/polymerase protein isoform X2, translated as MSVINTNKFYNVETITKLQDIEKRKSNNELLKKSPKMPLSILKPPMFWMEFKKQVDALNMASKEIAHPEIYWWYYKHRSEERRCSYEVIPENHPCRLYLDLEYSIEINSEKNGPFMTNLLIDIFCAYLLEHWRVPCNRYNVINLDSSTNEKFSRHVIFNVKNIAFKDNYHVGKLVKLVCNDILHYITFKEKEHNILSYFDRSLVERLIVKTKKGKELFVDTSVYTKNRHFRIYKSTKWGKQSNLTIANDCQYIPFNTTNDKELNLFLDSLISYFVMKKDLILLECLQSGAVNTKCFKEEEHQYNYEEKNNVCSKYPMLDKYIHSMIYPGKIRLCKYFEDIKILVYEILGYRYCENIDRWHKSNNIFLVVNLKNNTIYQKCHDQDCFGFKSKPKQLPEEICFQIDEEGDTFLTSAIENIA; from the exons atgagcGTTATcaatacgaataaattttacaacgtCGAAACGATTACAAAATTACAGGATATTGAAAAACGAAAATCCAATAATGAATTACTGAAAAAATCTCCAAAAATGCCATTGAGCATTTTAAAACCACCTATGTTCTggatggaatttaaaaaacaagtaGATGCACTTAATATGGCTTCAAAAGAGa TAGCCCATCCTGAAATATATTGGTGGTATTACAAGCATCGATCAGAAGAAAGGCGATGCTCTTATGAG GTAATTCCTGAAAATCATCCCTGCCGATTATATTTGGACTTagaatattcgatcgaaataaattcggAAAAAAATGGTCCTTTTatgacaaatttattaatcgatattttttgtgCGTATCTACTTGAACATTGGCGTGTACCTTGCAAtagatataatgtaattaatttagattcaagtactaatgaaaaattcagCAGACacgttatatttaatgttaaaaatatagcttttaaagataattaccATGTCGgtaaattagtaaaattagTATGTAATGATATACTGCATTATATTACGTTTAAGGAAAaagaacataatattttaagttatttcgATAGATCGCTAGTCGAACGATTGAttgttaaaacgaaaaaaggcaaagaattatttgttgATACCTCAGTTTACACTAAAAATAGGCATTTTAGGATATATAAATCTACCAAATGGGGAAAACAATCAAATCTAACAATCGCCAATGATTGTCAATACATTCCATTCAATACAACCAATGACAAAGAATTAAACCTATTTTTAGATTCTTTAATATCCTATTTTgttatgaaaaaagatttaatattattagaatgttTACAAAGTGGTGCTGTAAATACAAAATgtttcaaagaagaagaacatcaatataattatgaagaaaaaaataatgtttgctCAAAATATCCAATGTTGGATAAATATATCCACAGTATGATATATCCTGGAAAAATACgtctatgtaaatattttgaagatataaaaatattagtatatgaaattttgggatatag gTATTGTGAAAATATTGACAGATGgcataaaagtaataatatatttttggttgtaaacttaaaaaataatacaatttatcaaaaatgtcATGATCAAGATTGTTTTGGTTTTAAATCTAAACCAAAACAATTACCAGAggaaatttgttttcaaattgATGAAGAAGGTGATACATTTTTGACTTCTGCTATAGAGAATATAGCATAG
- the LOC726041 gene encoding DNA-directed primase/polymerase protein isoform X1, whose amino-acid sequence MSVINTNKFYNVETITKLQDIEKRKSNNELLKKSPKMPLSILKPPMFWMEFKKQVDALNMASKESNDYNMFCTFVYQKDNGCRKFVVAHPEIYWWYYKHRSEERRCSYEVIPENHPCRLYLDLEYSIEINSEKNGPFMTNLLIDIFCAYLLEHWRVPCNRYNVINLDSSTNEKFSRHVIFNVKNIAFKDNYHVGKLVKLVCNDILHYITFKEKEHNILSYFDRSLVERLIVKTKKGKELFVDTSVYTKNRHFRIYKSTKWGKQSNLTIANDCQYIPFNTTNDKELNLFLDSLISYFVMKKDLILLECLQSGAVNTKCFKEEEHQYNYEEKNNVCSKYPMLDKYIHSMIYPGKIRLCKYFEDIKILVYEILGYRYCENIDRWHKSNNIFLVVNLKNNTIYQKCHDQDCFGFKSKPKQLPEEICFQIDEEGDTFLTSAIENIA is encoded by the exons atgagcGTTATcaatacgaataaattttacaacgtCGAAACGATTACAAAATTACAGGATATTGAAAAACGAAAATCCAATAATGAATTACTGAAAAAATCTCCAAAAATGCCATTGAGCATTTTAAAACCACCTATGTTCTggatggaatttaaaaaacaagtaGATGCACTTAATATGGCTTCAAAAGAGagtaatgattataatatgttttgtACTTTTGTTTATCAGAAAGATAATGGTTGTCGTAAATTTGTAGTAGCCCATCCTGAAATATATTGGTGGTATTACAAGCATCGATCAGAAGAAAGGCGATGCTCTTATGAG GTAATTCCTGAAAATCATCCCTGCCGATTATATTTGGACTTagaatattcgatcgaaataaattcggAAAAAAATGGTCCTTTTatgacaaatttattaatcgatattttttgtgCGTATCTACTTGAACATTGGCGTGTACCTTGCAAtagatataatgtaattaatttagattcaagtactaatgaaaaattcagCAGACacgttatatttaatgttaaaaatatagcttttaaagataattaccATGTCGgtaaattagtaaaattagTATGTAATGATATACTGCATTATATTACGTTTAAGGAAAaagaacataatattttaagttatttcgATAGATCGCTAGTCGAACGATTGAttgttaaaacgaaaaaaggcaaagaattatttgttgATACCTCAGTTTACACTAAAAATAGGCATTTTAGGATATATAAATCTACCAAATGGGGAAAACAATCAAATCTAACAATCGCCAATGATTGTCAATACATTCCATTCAATACAACCAATGACAAAGAATTAAACCTATTTTTAGATTCTTTAATATCCTATTTTgttatgaaaaaagatttaatattattagaatgttTACAAAGTGGTGCTGTAAATACAAAATgtttcaaagaagaagaacatcaatataattatgaagaaaaaaataatgtttgctCAAAATATCCAATGTTGGATAAATATATCCACAGTATGATATATCCTGGAAAAATACgtctatgtaaatattttgaagatataaaaatattagtatatgaaattttgggatatag gTATTGTGAAAATATTGACAGATGgcataaaagtaataatatatttttggttgtaaacttaaaaaataatacaatttatcaaaaatgtcATGATCAAGATTGTTTTGGTTTTAAATCTAAACCAAAACAATTACCAGAggaaatttgttttcaaattgATGAAGAAGGTGATACATTTTTGACTTCTGCTATAGAGAATATAGCATAG